The Methylocella tundrae genome contains the following window.
TGCGATCCGCGCCTTGACGGGCGCGCGTTAAGGCCACATTGGCGAACGCTAGCGCCACGCTATCTTTCCGTCCGGAAGAGAGCGCCTTTCCGCCGGCCAGCGCGCGGCGCCACTTGAACAAGGACATACGCCAATGACGAAAGACATCGCCGAGTCCGGCGTCGCAGCCGCCGAGCTTAGCCAGTTCGTCGAGCGCGTGGAGCGGCTCGAAGAAGAAAAAAAGGCTCTTTCGGATGATATTCGCGACGTCTATGCGGAAATGAAAGGCCGCGGATTCGACGTCAAGGTCGTGCGCCAGATCGTCAAGATCAGAAAGCAGGATCGTGACGAACGGATGGAAATGGAGGCGATCCTCGAACTCTATATGTCCGCGTTGAACATGAAATAGCGGACGCCGACGGAGAAGCCTGTTCAAGCAACGACGCCTCCTTTGCGGCGGAAATCGCTTTTCTTTGCGAGCGCGCTGGAAATTGCGCCGCAGCATTGCAATGGCGCCCGCGCCTTCCCACTCTTTTCAGGGTCGCCAAGGCCAGGCGCGTTCAGGCACATGTGACGAGAGGGAAAAGCGTAATGACCGTGGATGCCGATGTTCTTTTTTCGCCCTTCCAGCTGGGCGACCTCAAATTGCCCAACCGCATCGTGATGGCCCCCCTGACCCGCAGCCGCGCGACCAAGGGCACGAACGCGCCAAACGACCTCAACGCCGAATATTACCGCCAACGCGCGTCCGCCGGCCTCATCATTTCAGAAGCGACGCAGATCTCGCAGGAAGGACAGGGCTATATCTGGACTCCCGGCATCTATAGCGAAGAACAGATCGAAGGCTGGAAGAAAGTCACCGGCGCAATCCACGCCGAAGGCGGATTGATCTTCATTCAGCTCTGGCATGTCGGCCGCGTCTCCCATAGCTCGCTGCAGCCCGGCGGCGGCCAGCCCGTCGCCCCTTCGGCCATCACCGCCAAGACCCAAACCTTCACCGAAAACGGCCGGGTTGACGTCTCCGCGCCCCGCGCCCTACGCCTCGACGAAATTCCCCGCATCGTCGCGGACTATAGAAAAGCCGCGGCAAACGCCAAACGGGCCGGTTTCGACGGCGTCGAAATCCATAGCGCCAATGGCTATCTGCTGGACCAGTTCCTGAAGGATGGAAGCAACAAGCGCACGGACGCCTATGGCGGCTCCGTCGAGAACCGCATCCGCCTTACGGTTGAAGTCGCCGACGCCATCCTTGGCGTCTGGGACAAGTCGCGGGTCGGCATCCGGCTCTCGCCCGTGAGCCCGGCCAATGATGCGATCGACAGCAGCCCGGAGAAAGTCTTTTTCCCGCTCGTCGAGGCCCTGAGCGCCCGGGGACTCGCCTATATTCACGTGATCGAGGGGGCGACCGGCGGCCCGCGCGACAACCGGCCGTTCGATTTCGCCGGCCTGCGCAAGGCGTTCAGCGGCGCCTATATCGCAAACAACGCCTATACGCGCGAGCTGGCGATCGAGACCTTGCGCGCCGGCCGCGCCGATCTCATCGCTTTCGGCAAGCTGTTCATTTCCAATCCCGATCTCGTCGAGCGCCTGCGCGAGGACGCGCCCCTGAACGCGCCGCATCAGGAAACGTTCTATGGCGGGGACGAGACGGGATACACCGATTACCCCGCCCTTGGAGAGGCCTGACCACAGCGCCGACGCCCGCCGGATCGGCCGCGGCGTCTGATCCGGCGCAAGGGCTTGGTTTAAAGCGATCCCAGGATTTTCTTCAGTTCCGCTTTGAACGGGCCGGCGACTTCGGGGCTTGCCAGGGCGAAAGCGACATTGGCGGTGAGAAATCCGAGTTTCGAGCCGCAATCATAGGTTTTGCCGTCGAACCGGACGCCATGAAAGGCTTGCGTCGCGGCGAGGGCTTTCATGCCGTCGGTCAATTGAATCTCGCCGCCGGCGCCTTTCTCGATTTTTTCCAGTATTGGAAATATCTCGGGTCCGAGCAGGTAACGGCCGGAAATGATGGAGTTTGACGGAGCGGTTCCCTTCGGCGGCTTCTCCACCATGCCCGTGATCTCGAAGGAGCCGCCGAAATCCTTGCCTATCGAGACAATTCCGTACTGATGCGTTTCTTCCGGCGCGACTTCCTCGACGGCGATGATATTGCCGCCGTGCTTCTCATAAGCTGCGATGCATTGGGCGAGGCAGCGGCCTGATTTCGGGGCGCCCGCCATCGTCACCATATCCGGCAAGAGAACCGCGAAAGGCTCATCGCCGACGAGTTCACGCGCGCACCAGATCGCATGGCCGAGGCCGAGCGGCGCTTGCTGGCGCGTGAAGCTGGTCGCGCCAGCGGGCGGCAACTGCTCCTTCAACGCATTGTATTCTTTTAACTTTCCGCGCTTTTGCAGCGTATCGTCAAGCTCATAGGCGATGTCGAAATGGTCCTCGATCACCGCCTTGTTCCGCCCCGTGACGAAAATGAAATGCTCGATTCCGGCCTCGCGGGCCTCATCGACGACATGCTGCAGAACGGGACGATCAACGATCGTCAGCATCTCTTTGGGAACCGATTTGGTCGCTGGAAGAAATCTTGTCCCCAAACCCGCAACTGGAAAAACCGCCTTGCGAATGCGCTTCGTCATTTCGTGTTCCTGCAGAAGAGCGCCTCTCGAACGAGCGCCTCAATGAACGGCCATATAATCATAGTCAATTTCAGCCAGCTAAACCAGCTGCCTGAAGCGTAGCTTTTATGTCATCAGAAGGTAACAAGCGACCGCTACCGGTCGCCCCAAATCCGGACCGGCCGCGCGGCCCAAGCCGGCTTTGACTGGACCGCAGCGCTGCTTAACTGCCATTATGGGCGCCGCATGGGCGATCATGCGGCAATAGCGTGCTGACCGCTTTGGTTCCGAGGGGACAACATGACGGTTCTGGTTACCGGCGGCGCTGGATATATCGGCGGTCACATGGCGCTGGCGCTTCTCGACGCAGGCGAGGAGGTCGTCGTCCTCGACAATCTATCGACCGGTTTTCGCTGGGCCGTGCCGCCGGAGGCCAAACTCGTCGTCGGCGACTTCGGCGACGCGGCGCTCGTCGATCAGATCATCGCCGGACACAAGATCGACGCCATCGCGCATTTCGCCGCCAAGATCGTCGTGCCCGAGTCCGTCGCCGATCCCTTGTCCTATTACCTCAACAACACGGCGAAGGCGCGCAATCTCCTCGAATGCGCCGTGCGCAACGAAGTTCGCCATTTCATCTTCTCCTCGACGGCGGCGGTCTATGGCGAGCCTTCCGTCAATCCTGTTTTTGAAACCGTTCCGCTGGCGCCGATCAATCCTTACGGCCGCTCCAAGCTGATGGTCGAATGGATGCTTCAGGACGTCGCCGCCGCGCATGGTTTGCGCTTTGCGGCGCTGCGCTACTTCAATGTCGCCGGAGCCGATCCCCAGGGCAGGCTCGGCCAGTCATCCCCGGTGGCGACGCATCTCATCAAGGTCGCGGTGCAGGCGGCGCTCGGCCATCGCGCGGGACTTGACGTCTTCGGGACCGATTATCCAACAAAGGATGGATCCTGCGTCCGCGATTACATACAGGTGACCGATCTCGTCGACGCGCATCTGCTGGCGCTGCGCCATTTGCGCGCGGGGGGCGAGAGCCTCACCTGCAATTGCGGCTATGGACGCGGGCTTTCGGTGCTGGAAGTCGTCGACGTCGTGAAAAAAGTCTCTGGCGTTGATTTCGAAGTACGGCGGAAGGGCCGGCGCGCGGGCGACCCGGCCTCCCTCGTCGCCGGCGCCGAACGCATCAGGACGGAGCTCGGATGGTCGCCAAAGCATGATGATCTGAACGAGATCGTCCGCCAGGCGCTCGACTGGGAGCGCCGCCTGCATAACAGGAAGGCGTGAGGGAGGCGCATCGCGCGCCGCAGCCATCACGCGCCAGCTTCAATCCATCCGGAAAGCTCGCGCTCGACGATCGATTGGATGACCCTCATCCCGAGCGCGCTATCGTTGAGACAGGGAATGAGAGCCAATTTTTCGCCGCCGTTCTCCTCGAAGAATTCGCGGTTCTCAATGCCTATCTCCGAAATCGTCTCGAGGCAGTCAACGGAAAATCCCGGCGTCAGGACGGCCATCCGCTTGACGCCCTGGCGGGCGAGAGCTTTCACAGTTTCGTCCGTATAGGGCTGCAGCCATTGCTTCGGTCCAAAGCGTGACTGGAAGGTCAGCGGACAAAGCTCTGGGGTAAGGTCCAGTTGTTCGCGCAGAAGCCGCCAGGTCTCTACACATTGATCATAATAGGGATCGCCGGCCTCGACGTAGGATTTTGGAATGCCATGGAAGGAGACGAGAATGATCTCCGGCGTGAAATCGAGCCGCGCCACGCCTTCCCGCACTGAAGTCGCCAGCGCGTCGATATAGACCGCATCATTGTAATAGGGCGCGGCGCTGCGCAGCTCCGGCCGCCAGCGCATTTTGGCGAGGGACTGCTCGACCTTGTCGGCGACGCTCTCCGTCGTCGCGCCGGCATATTGCGGATAGAGCGGCACAACGAGAATGCGCTCGCAGCTCTGCTCCTTCAGCTTCTGGAATCCGCTGGTGATCGAAGGCTGACCATAGCGCATCGCCCATTCGACGGCGATCGAGGCGCGCCGCGCGCCGAGGCCGCCGCTTTCAATCCACGCCGCCAGCTTCTCGGCCTGCGAGCGCGTCACCGTCTTCAAGGGACTTTCATTGAGCTCGGTGTTCCAGATCGTCTCATAGTTTTTGCTGCTGCGCTGCGGGCGGCGCGACAGGATGATCAGATTGAGAATCGGCCACCAGATGAGGCGGGGCGTATCGACGACGCGCGGATCCCACAGGAATTCCTTCAGATAGCGGCGCACCGGCCAATAGCCGAGCGCGTCGGGCGTTCCAAGATTAACGACAAGGACCCCAATCTTGCCGGACTGCGACACAGCGTCCGGGGCGGCGGCGGATTTGGTCATGGCAGGACAGCCCGCTCAGGGCGCTGGCGCGTCGCGCAGGCGGACGACGACTTCGATTTCCGCGATCCGTTTGCCAGTCGGCGGCAGCGGCAAATGCGAAAGGTCCACGGCGACCTCGGGTATGTCGATCAACACGCCATCGAGAAGAAAATGATGATGCCTTGCCGTATTGGTGTCGAAAAAGGTTCTCGTGCCGTCAACGGCGATTTCGCGCAGCAGGCCGGCGTCCGTAAACTGATGCAGGCTGTTGTAGATCGTCGCCAGCGAAATCGACACCTTGGAGGCTTGCGCCTCATCCTGCAGGTTTTCGGCGGTCAGATGGCGAAAGCCTTTTGAAAACAGAAGCCAGCCAAGAGAAATCCTCTGCCGCGTAGGGCGCAGGCCCGCGGTCGTCAGTTTCATCCTGAGATCATGGAAAGGGCAACCCGCGAGTTCGCCAAGCGGCGGCTTCGCCGGGTTCTCGCCGCGGCGCGATCGTGATGATGTTTTGACCATCGGCGGGAAAAACCCAATCATTAGCCCGCGAACAGTCGCGGGGGGAAACATATCCGACATTATGACACTGGCGGCCAGCCGGCAACCTTGGCGGGGCGGGGGCGACAATCTGCGCCGATTTTGGGGCTATTCTCGCGCGTTCGCGGGCGAGGACAGGTAAGCGGGCTGCTTTCCTGGCGGCGATTGTGAAAACTGCGGCATTTCTTATATGATGCCATGAACAAGGATCAGTCCATGGCGCAAATCACGATCTACACCACGGCGACATGTCCCTATTGCAACAGGGCCAAGGCGTTGCTGCAAAAAAAGAATTTCGAATTCACCGAAATCTCTGTCGATAATAACCGGGAGCTTCGCGCTGAACTGGCGAAGCGCACCGGCCGCACCAGCGTCCCTCAGATCTTCTTCGGCGACAGGCATGTCGGCGGTTGCGACGATCTCTACGAGCTGCACTACGACGGCAAGCTCGATCAACTCCTGGCTAGCCAAGCCCAATGATCAGGTTTGCGTTACGTTGCGCCGGCGGGCACCAGTTCGAGAGCTGGTTCCAAAACGGGTCGGCGTTCGATTCGCAGGCGGCGGCCGGCCTCGTCTCCTGCCCCGTCTGCCAAAGTTCGGCTGTCTCCAAGGCCATCATGGCCCCGTC
Protein-coding sequences here:
- a CDS encoding DUF2312 domain-containing protein, giving the protein MTKDIAESGVAAAELSQFVERVERLEEEKKALSDDIRDVYAEMKGRGFDVKVVRQIVKIRKQDRDERMEMEAILELYMSALNMK
- a CDS encoding alkene reductase; this encodes MDADVLFSPFQLGDLKLPNRIVMAPLTRSRATKGTNAPNDLNAEYYRQRASAGLIISEATQISQEGQGYIWTPGIYSEEQIEGWKKVTGAIHAEGGLIFIQLWHVGRVSHSSLQPGGGQPVAPSAITAKTQTFTENGRVDVSAPRALRLDEIPRIVADYRKAAANAKRAGFDGVEIHSANGYLLDQFLKDGSNKRTDAYGGSVENRIRLTVEVADAILGVWDKSRVGIRLSPVSPANDAIDSSPEKVFFPLVEALSARGLAYIHVIEGATGGPRDNRPFDFAGLRKAFSGAYIANNAYTRELAIETLRAGRADLIAFGKLFISNPDLVERLREDAPLNAPHQETFYGGDETGYTDYPALGEA
- the galU gene encoding UTP--glucose-1-phosphate uridylyltransferase GalU gives rise to the protein MTKRIRKAVFPVAGLGTRFLPATKSVPKEMLTIVDRPVLQHVVDEAREAGIEHFIFVTGRNKAVIEDHFDIAYELDDTLQKRGKLKEYNALKEQLPPAGATSFTRQQAPLGLGHAIWCARELVGDEPFAVLLPDMVTMAGAPKSGRCLAQCIAAYEKHGGNIIAVEEVAPEETHQYGIVSIGKDFGGSFEITGMVEKPPKGTAPSNSIISGRYLLGPEIFPILEKIEKGAGGEIQLTDGMKALAATQAFHGVRFDGKTYDCGSKLGFLTANVAFALASPEVAGPFKAELKKILGSL
- the galE gene encoding UDP-glucose 4-epimerase GalE, coding for MTVLVTGGAGYIGGHMALALLDAGEEVVVLDNLSTGFRWAVPPEAKLVVGDFGDAALVDQIIAGHKIDAIAHFAAKIVVPESVADPLSYYLNNTAKARNLLECAVRNEVRHFIFSSTAAVYGEPSVNPVFETVPLAPINPYGRSKLMVEWMLQDVAAAHGLRFAALRYFNVAGADPQGRLGQSSPVATHLIKVAVQAALGHRAGLDVFGTDYPTKDGSCVRDYIQVTDLVDAHLLALRHLRAGGESLTCNCGYGRGLSVLEVVDVVKKVSGVDFEVRRKGRRAGDPASLVAGAERIRTELGWSPKHDDLNEIVRQALDWERRLHNRKA
- the hemH gene encoding ferrochelatase, with amino-acid sequence MTKSAAAPDAVSQSGKIGVLVVNLGTPDALGYWPVRRYLKEFLWDPRVVDTPRLIWWPILNLIILSRRPQRSSKNYETIWNTELNESPLKTVTRSQAEKLAAWIESGGLGARRASIAVEWAMRYGQPSITSGFQKLKEQSCERILVVPLYPQYAGATTESVADKVEQSLAKMRWRPELRSAAPYYNDAVYIDALATSVREGVARLDFTPEIILVSFHGIPKSYVEAGDPYYDQCVETWRLLREQLDLTPELCPLTFQSRFGPKQWLQPYTDETVKALARQGVKRMAVLTPGFSVDCLETISEIGIENREFFEENGGEKLALIPCLNDSALGMRVIQSIVERELSGWIEAGA
- the irrA gene encoding iron response transcriptional regulator IrrA, with the protein product MVKTSSRSRRGENPAKPPLGELAGCPFHDLRMKLTTAGLRPTRQRISLGWLLFSKGFRHLTAENLQDEAQASKVSISLATIYNSLHQFTDAGLLREIAVDGTRTFFDTNTARHHHFLLDGVLIDIPEVAVDLSHLPLPPTGKRIAEIEVVVRLRDAPAP
- the grxC gene encoding glutaredoxin 3; the encoded protein is MAQITIYTTATCPYCNRAKALLQKKNFEFTEISVDNNRELRAELAKRTGRTSVPQIFFGDRHVGGCDDLYELHYDGKLDQLLASQAQ